From Chryseotalea sp. WA131a:
GGCATGAACGCTATCAAACTAATGGCCAATAAAGTATAGAAAATCAACAAGAACTTCTCTTCTAAATCAAACAAAATCCACGGAGGCATTAAAAACAAAACTTGCATCGCCAACAGGCTACCGATCAGTGGTTGATCGTCTGGATTGATGGAGCCTGCATACACCACATAAATGGCCTCAAAACCAAAACATGCAATGAACCGAGATATATTATGAAGATCCAAGTAATTGAAGAGCACCCCTACTAATCCCAAAACAAAAAATAAGACCGTCAGATACACTAGCGATGGAATCAACCGATAGGTGATGATAAAAAATGGTACGATCAACAGTGCAAAAAAGACGCAAAGAAAATTAGTGGCTTTTATTTTCTCGTTTACATAGTTAGACTTATCTGACCGTACGCCCACGTTAAAAATAGCGTTGTTCATCATTGGTTTTAGGTTTGTACAAAAATAATCATATCGCGCATAAAAAAAAGCTGTCAATTTTAAGACAAAAAGTACATTTGCAATCCTTTACTCATGCTGCGAAAACTCTTTATTTTACCAATCCACTTTTACCAATGCGCTTTATCTCCCTATTTGGGAGCACATTGCCGTCACACCCCATCTTGCTCGCAATACACCATCGAAGCCATCCAAGAATGGGGCGTGCTAAAAGGGATTTGGCTGGGGGCCAAGCGAATTGGGCGATGCCAC
This genomic window contains:
- the yidD gene encoding membrane protein insertion efficiency factor YidD, whose translation is MLRKLFILPIHFYQCALSPYLGAHCRHTPSCSQYTIEAIQEWGVLKGIWLGAKRIGRCHPWGGTSGYDPVPKKK